From one Rhopalosiphum padi isolate XX-2018 chromosome 2, ASM2088224v1, whole genome shotgun sequence genomic stretch:
- the LOC132920619 gene encoding pickpocket protein 28-like, which yields MMPMRDLLNGVDEWSQESNNYSWKKYQSSWKPDTGYNSDALTSHLPLRTFGDGDYHSATMELELHTEDMNKECAHGLDVFYILIHSPAEWPDKSHPTLLASINMITTISIKPVLLTTAKELIPWDPKIRHCYFQNESKLKFFKVYTQNNCVLECRSFSILSQCGCVPFYFLRMKNTPVCGPAKMSCWVTASQASSDSCDCLPGCTEFFFKTSSMNAQRTENAQKNKNNLLSSSLILSVYYQSKNFIGLNRIMTFTFGQFMGNVGGIMGLCLGFSFLSLVEIIYFLTLRPFVNFCNSKKKLKKVAPTLGFEEE from the exons ATGATGCCAATGAGAGATTTATTGAACGGTGTTGa cGAATGGTCGCAGGAGTCCAATAACTATAGTTGGAAAAAGTATCAAAGTAGCTGGAAGCCGGATACCGGATATAATAGCGATGCGCTGACTAGTCATTTGCCATTGAGGACGTTTGGTGACGGTGACTATCACAGTGCTACTATGGAATTAGAACTTCACACCGAAGACATGAACAAAGAATGTGCACATGGGTTGGACGTATTCTAC ATATTGATCCATAGTCCAGCTGAATGGCCTGACAAGTCACATCCGACATTATTAGCCAGCATCAATATGATCACGACTATTTCAATTAAACCGGTTTTGCTTACTACCGCTAAAGAGCTAATACCGTGGGATCCCAAAATAAGGCATTGTTACTTTCAAAATgagagtaaattaaaatttttcaaagttTACACTCAAAATAATTGTGTCTTAGAGTGTCGCAGCTTTAGTATATTGTCACAGTGTGGTTGTGTgcctttttactttttaa GAATGAAAAATACGCCAGTTTGCGGACCTGCTAAAATGTCTTGTTGGGTGACTGCCTCAC agGCTTCGTCAGATTCATGTGATTGTTTACCAGGGTGTACtgagttttttttcaaaacatcgTCAATGAATGCACAGCGCACGGAAAAtgctcaaaaaaataaaaataacct aTTATCTAGTTCTTTGATAttaagtgtttattatcaaaGTAAAAATTTCATCGGACTTAATCGAATAATGACTTTTACATTTGGTCAATTTATgg gtAACGTAGGTGGAATAATGGGATTGTGCTTGGGATTTAGCTTTTTGAGTTtggttgaaattatttattttttaacactcAGACCATTCGTAAACTTTTGtaactcgaaaaaaaaattgaaaaaagttgCTCCGACACTCGGATTTGAAGAAGAGTAA